AGGGCGGCGGCTGACTGCGAGCGGGAGCAGCCACGGCGACGGCggcttcgagcgggaggaagaCGAGCCGGACGCGATCGGGACGGATCAATAGCACGAGTTGCAGCGTGCaaaaaattgacctagctctaataccatgttaggaataagcaacttgtattcccatgaggccataggccgatatatatacatgtacaggtgtggtacatatgcaggaaactccttatacaacgggataaatacaaaggggtatacatgacttatattataactctaacagcgTTCATTGTCAGATTAGGACATCCAGAAGACAAGAATAATATGTAGTACTTTAATTGATAGTACCTTTGTTACCCAATTGTGGGCTCTAAAAGCGCAAGGATAGTGTTTATTGCATAGTTTCATCTTCTCTAATGAGGATAACATTCAAATTTCAACTGAAAATAATGTGCACCAGCTGCAACATAGCTGAAAATAATGTGCACTAGCTGAAAAATGAGGTTTGAAAGTTTAGCTTTACCCTTTGTACTTATAGTTCACCAACTGGTTTTAATATTTTAATGATGGTCTGAATCTGATATTAGAGCCTGGAAACTGGAAAGATGCACACACTTCTCATCTTCGAATGCATGCTACTTAGTTACATTCTCTTTCTGGGATCATGAAGAAGTACCATGTAAATATATTTTGAAGAAGAGTTTTACTGAGCAAATGCATTATGCGGGGCACAACCATCCGGGTTACTAAAAGGGGCAAACACTAAAGGAAAAGCAGCAAATTACCTAAAGCTAGAGGGTGCCACCAAGCCCTTTAGCTCCAGCCGCAACTAAATATACCTGTTGTGGTGTTGCCTGAAGGGTCTAACAACACTTGAGCCTGCTAGTACTTACCGATTGTATTGTTACTAGGTACGAAATTGCTAAAAAAATGTTCAGGCTCCACTATTCATGATGGGTATTGTTATAATGACAGGTTATATCTATTCTCACACTAGCGGGGTCCATTTCACATGACAAGAATTTGGTTCTTGAGGAAGCATTCAATCAAAATATGCTTGGGGTATTCATTGTGGTAAGATCATGACTCGTTATTCTTATTGCTGATGCCAAAATGGGAACTTATGACTAATAGGACCGAATCGTCAAATTTTAGCAGATATATGTACCTCTTTAAGCGGCCAGTGTAAAGAAACTGACATTTACATTCTCTTGCAGGCAAATATCCTAACTGGTCTAGTAAATCTCTCAGTTGACACGCTTTCGGCCTCTCCCCTCGCTGCCTTCATGATTTTGGTAGCATACACCTTTACTTTGTGCATGCTTGCTGGTCTTGCTCAGTTTTCTGGTGTTAGGATAAAATTTTGGTGAATATGGATTTTGTCTGGTACTGTACTTTGTATGTATGGAGTATTTAATCTTGATTTTGAGGAAGACACGTTTGTGTATTAAAACCGAGCCCTTAGAGCTCATATGTGGTCAATTACCAAGGCCCTACCCATTGCAGGTGGTATATGAATCGAGGTGAGTGTTGTTTATTCACACAGTACTCGTGAGATCCAATCTAATAAAGAGAATAATCCTTAAATGTTCCACTTTGTTGCAAATTGAGCAAACCCATCACTAAACTTGTTACTGTATTATTGTTCACTCGAGGTCCAAATGGCCCTGAGTCAAGataaacggcaaatcagttgctgatCAGGACTAGGTGGGGGCCCTGTCCAGGGCCTAGATATTGGAGTTGGCTTTTTTATGAACGCCCTGAATATCTCTTTGTTCCAAGTTcttctcaaaaaataaaataaaaaatctcTTTGTTCCAAGTGGTTCAGAAGCCCTATCTCTCACTCGTTGTAGCGTTGTAATGTGCTGCAGTCACGGCTTGTTTCCGTTCTCAGACCCTGTTTGAAAGTTGAAACAGCGGGATGTCAAAGGAATTTTGGAGAATCGAATTCCTACATTTTTTTTTCTGACTCTGCCGTTTGAAACAAAGGAATGGCTCACCAAGGTTCCTATGGAACAGGGCAatgcaaaggaattttggagggAAAGACCTCGTGTTTTCTCTCATGTATCTAGGATTACTGCGTTTTTCTTATGTGGTGTCCAAATAGCAAGTCTGGTGTATTCTTACTGCCTGCTCCCTGCACGTGCGCCCATCCGTGCTCCTGCGTACGTGGTTTGATTACTCTGGCACCAGTACGAGGGTTTCAAGGGAGAGTTAACCCAATTAAAAACGATCAGACAAACTAAACCATCCAAGCATAAACCCATTGGCTAGAAAAACCTTCTCACGGAGCATTCTAGATAGAGATGCAGCGCCCAGAAACAAAACCAAAAAAGATTGCCAGATGATACTCGCAAGTCGCAAGTGCTACTAATATGAGAGGACAAGTATAACTGTCACTAACATATAGTTATCCTTTGACTCCCCAGGCATTCAACTTCTACCAATATACGAGACGACGCAACCAAGTACAGTATATCTGTTGCTACTAGACAGACTTAAGTTCACCCCCTCCTATTAACAAGACATCCGACAACTCTTCCCAAGAGACAACTGTTTACAGAATGGCGCACTTGTTCGTCGCCGCCAGCCTCCGGAACTCCTCATTCTCCTCCTGAGCCTTCTCGAGCCTCTCCTTGAGCTTGCAGATCTCCTCGTCGGATTTCAGCCTGGCCTCCGCCGCCACCCTCTCTGCTTCCAGCCTTGCATTCTGTTCTTCCATGAGTTGGACTTGCAGCTTCTCCACCGTGATATTCAGCTTTTCCTCCACCTACGGTTATGTCACAGAGTCAATGCAGTTTCTAACTTGGAAACACATGCATGTAAAATGGGCAGCTATTTAGATAGTTCTGGGAAAGTTAAAACAATCTCTAAAATGTCCAAACAAAGCTGGATGTGTAAACAGAACCTACAGATATGTCCTAGTACTTTTTCCAACAACAAAAAACACATGCCTGTTTCGTAAAATATCAACTTATGTAGAAAGGGAAGGATGGCTGTGTGCATCGCGATGATGCAGAGGATGGGCTTTTCAATACCCTTCTCTAACAATATATAACTCGTAAAAAGGGAAGTCGCATAAATATAGTTCTATAAATATAACTTCATTAGAAGTACTGTCAACTAATATAGCATCATTAGAAATTACATGTAATGGAACATATGCAGCTATGCATTATAAAGAAGGGGATAAGTTTCTGGAACAAGATTTTAACTAAAAGTAACATAACTAAATGTGAGATTATTTTTAGAGATAAAATAGTATCTGTTACCATGGCAGTAATGTTTGCAAGCTGTTCATCCCGAGTTCTGTGGATCTCCTTCTTCAATTCAGATATTTGGTCCTCTGAATATCCCAGAGCATCATGAACCTCCTTCTCTCTATCATGCACCTCCTACAAGATGAGATAAGCATAAGAACTACAAAATAAAAGATAGAGATGAGAATCACAAACTATATTTCAACAACATTACCTTGAGGCGAGTGAGCATCTGATCTGTAAATGGGTTTCCTCCATTATTTGCACTAACAGAATCAACCACATCAAGCAACGTTTCGAGCTGCTTAGTTCGAATCCTAGGGTCCTTGGTCTTGTTATCAAAAAGAACCACTCTATTTTTGCATAGCTGAACAACTTTCTGTAGACAGAACATACAAATGTAACTATTTGCACATCTCAAGCTCATATGATTCATCAAGAGGCATGCACATCTCAAGTTTGGCAACAGAAGGTAAATAAGTATATACCTGGAGATACTCTGGGGCATTACTTAACATGTTCTTCAATAAATTTTCACCAACTAAGTCTCCATAAGTGAAAACTAAGACCAAGTGATCAACGATTTTCTCTCCAAAAAACACTTTGATAGTCTCAATTGTACTAGAATCTTCTCGAGAAAATCGAGATGTAGCAGAAAAAACCATCAACACAGCATGTATCCCATCTTTAGCCATGTTCATGCACTTAACAATTTCTTTGCCAGCATCCTCAGGGGTAACGGtcatgtcaaataatcctatccAAGTAAATGAAATGGATGATTAGCAAAACATAATAAACATGACGACCTAAGGAAAAAATAACGCGATCAGTCTTGCAACAAGGAAGATAAATTTACCGGCTCCCTAGTTTCCACATTGGTGATATACAAAAATACATTAACATTTTCCTAAAAACACGATTAGCATTTCTTTATCTTTATTTGggaaaaatatttttttctttaCGAAGCTGCTTTCACctacatgcatgaaagaaatgaaggAAGATGGATGAATATGTTAAGACATGTGACGTTACAGCTGCAAAATATAAAACATGCATATGCAATTCAAATATCTTGCTCTCCTACATTTCAGTGGCATTCCCAATACAACATCCAACGCTCCAATTGTGATAACTTCAAAGTCAAAATAAGGAGCAATACATTTGTAATTCACAAAATGAGATTCACCATATAATTACAAAACTTTGAATCCTCTAGTTTAAGATCAACTAGCTGAATGCCCGTGCATTGCTATGGAACTAAGAAGATAATATAATCATGTGGCGGAGTCTCAGTACAAATCCATGGCCACAAAAATTGGCATGGGATTAGAATAAACAACAACCTGTAAATAGCAAAACCATAAAATACGACCTAAAAAATAGTGGAAATCATGGATCATTACTCAGGAAATTGTGGATGGGAG
This region of Triticum aestivum cultivar Chinese Spring chromosome 2D, IWGSC CS RefSeq v2.1, whole genome shotgun sequence genomic DNA includes:
- the LOC123051596 gene encoding immune-associated nucleotide-binding protein 9, with product MGGSNYDDDWVLPSADITLVLVGKLGYGKSATGNSILGREAFVSEYSHASVTNTCQMGSTMLTDGRTINVIDTPGLFDMTVTPEDAGKEIVKCMNMAKDGIHAVLMVFSATSRFSREDSSTIETIKVFFGEKIVDHLVLVFTYGDLVGENLLKNMLSNAPEYLQKVVQLCKNRVVLFDNKTKDPRIRTKQLETLLDVVDSVSANNGGNPFTDQMLTRLKEVHDREKEVHDALGYSEDQISELKKEIHRTRDEQLANITAMVEEKLNITVEKLQVQLMEEQNARLEAERVAAEARLKSDEEICKLKERLEKAQEENEEFRRLAATNKCAIL